The Neisseria subflava DNA window TTGAAAACCGTGTCGATCTGCCGGTTTCTGCCATCATGACCCCTCGCGACCGTTTGGTTACCGTTCCTGAAGGTACCAGCATCGATGAAGCCCGCGAAATCATGCATGCGCACAAAGTTGAGCGCGTTTTGGTGTTGAACGACCAAGACGAACTCAAAGGTCTGATTACAGTTAAAGATATTCTGAAAACAACCGAATTCCCTAATGCCAACAAAGATGCCGAAGGCCGTCTGCGCGTTGGTGCCGCGGTGGGTACCGGCGGCGATACCGAAGAGCGCGTCAAAGCATTGGTAGAAGCAGGTGTGGACGTGATTGTGGTTGATACTGCCCACGGTCATAGCCAAGGCGTTATCGATCGCGTGCGCTGGGTAAAAGAAACCTACCCACACATCCAAGTCATCGGCGGCAACATCGCGACTGCTAAAGCCGCTTTGGATTTGGTGGCCGCAGGTGCGGATGCCGTTAAAGTCGGTATCGGCCCGGGCTCGATTTGTACGACCCGTATCGTGGCAGGCGTGGGCGTGCCTCAACTGACTGCGATTCACAATGTTTCCGAAGCACTGAAAGGTACAGGCGTTCCCCTGATTGCCGACGGCGGTATCCGCTTCTCCGGCGATATTGCCAAAGCTCTGGCAGCAGGTGCATACAGCGTCATGCTCGGCGGTATGTTTGCCGGTACGGAAGAAGCACCGGGCGAAATCGAACTCTACCAAGGCCGCTCTTACAAGTCTTACCGCGGCATGGGTTCGTTGGGTGCGATGAGCCAAGGTTCTGCCGACCGCTACTTCCAAGACAAAACCGACAGCACAGACAAATATGTTCCTGAAGGCATCGAAGGCCGCGTTCCTTACAAAGGCCCGATTGTGAACATCATCCACCAGCTGACCGGCGGTCTGCGCTCCAGCATGGGTTACTTGGGTTGTGCCAATATTGCTGAAATGCACGAGAAAGCAGAATTTGTGGAAATCACTTCTGCCGGTATGAGCGAATCCCACGTTCACGACGTACAAATCACTAAAGAAGCGCCTAACTACCATCGTTAACCCACTATAAAAAGGTCGTCTGAAAATATTTCAGACGGCCTTTCTGTTTTTATAAGGTTTTAAAAATGAAGCAAATATTGTTTGCCGCCGTTTAGCCTGGTGTTTCAGGTTGGGTATTTGCAGAATTTGCCGAATAATTGGGAAGACGAACGCTTCATGCGCTGAAATGACATGTATCAACTAGTACGTTTTGAACTGAGAGATTAAACCGAGTTTCAGACGGCCTTTTAAAAATCGTATTACAATAAGCCAAAATTAAAAACACATTTCATTATGTCCAAAAAAATCCTGATTATTACCCCAAGCTGGATTGGCGACTGCGTCATGACCCAACCGCTTTATCGCCGTTTGCATGAGCTGCATCCCGGCTGCACTATTGATGCTTTTGCGCCCAAATGGTCGATGGCCGTATTTGAGCGTATGCCTGAAATTAGCCGTGTGATGGAAAACCCGTTTGGACATGGTGCGTTGGAATTGAAAAAACGCTGGCATATCGGTCGCGAATTGGGAAAAGAAGGCTATGATCAAGTGATTGTTTTGCCCGGTTCGCTCAAATCCGCCATTATTGCCTTGGCTACGGGCATCAAGCAACGTACGGGCTACGTCGGCGAGTCGCGCTATTTTTTACTGAACGATATCCGCAAGTTGGATAAGGTCGCGTTGCCCCTGATGGTCGACCGCTATACTGCGCTGGCGCATCCGACCCAAGCGGATTTTAACGGGCATTCCGATAATCCGTGTTTTAAGATTGATCCCGAAAGCCGTCAAGCCGCTTTGGCAAAACATGGTTTGGCGACGGATAAGCCGATTTTGGCATTTTGTCCCGGTGCGGAGTATGGCCCGGCCAAGCGTTGGCCTGCGCGTCATTTTGCCGAACTCGGTCGCCGATATTTGGCAGAGGGTTGGCAGGTTTGGCTGTTTGGTTCGCAAAAAGATTTTGATATTGCAGATGAAATCAACCGACTTTCAGACGGCCTTTGCACCAATCTTTGTGGCAAAACCAATCTTTCTGAAGCCATTGATTTGTTGTCTTGCGCCGATACGGTTGTGTGCAACGACAGCGGTCTGATGCACCTTGCGGCCGCGCTTGATCGGAAATTGGTTGCGGTTTACGGCTCATCCAGCCCTGACCATACGCCGCCTCTCAGCCAAAAGGCAAAAATCGTCAGCTTGAATTTGGATTGTTCACCTTGTTTCAAACGTGAATGTCCGTTGGGGCATACGGATTGTTTGAACAAGCTGACGCCGGATATGGTGCAAAAAGCAGCGGAAGCGCTGGCTCGTTCGGCGTAATCTAATAAAGGTTAGATGGAAAACAGTAAAGAACAGATTTGAGTCTGTCTTTTTAATCTTTCGTTTCTTTTATTTTTTAACAAAAGGCCGTCTGAAAATCATATTTCAGACGGCCTTTTTTGGTTTGAAATCAATACATCTGATTATTTTTGATGCAGATTATAAACGTATTCTACTTCTTCGCGGCTGCCCATGAATACGGCAACACGTTGGTGCAGGCCGGTAGGTTGGATGTCGAGCATGGCTTCGATGGCGTTGTTTGATGCGCCGCCGGCTTGTTCCATAATCAGGCTCATCGGGTTGGCTTCGTACATCAGGCGCAGTTTGCCCGGTTTGGATGGGTCGCGTTTGTCTTGCGGATACATGAATACGCCGCCGCGCATCAGGATGCGGTGGATTTCGGCAACCATGCTGGCTACCCAGCGCATATTGTAGTTTTTGCCGCGTACGCCGGTTTCGCCTGCCAGTAGTTCGTCAATGTATTGTTGAACAGGAGCGAACCAATGTCTTTGATTGGACATATTGATGGCGAATTCTTTAGTGGATTCTGGAACACGCGGATTTTCTTTGGTCAGCAGGAATTGGTTGGCATCGTCCAGAGTGAAGACGAACACGCCGTGACCGACAGTCAGTACCAGTTGGGTTTGCGGACCGTATAAAACATAACCTGCGGCCACTTGGTCGCGGCCTTTTTGCAGGAAAGACTCGGTAGTCAATGCACCTTCAGGTTTCGCCAAGATGGAGAAGATGGTGCCGACGGAGATGTTGACGTCGATATTGGAAGAGCCGTCCAGCGGATCAAACAATACCAAATAGCCGCCGTTTTCGTGCGTGGCGACATAGGTGTCTTCTTCTTCGCTGGCAAGACCGGCGATGTTGGCATTGGCTTTTAAAACATCAATCATGATATTGTTGGCGATGACATCGAGTTTCTTTTGGTCTTCGCCTTGGATGTTGCCGGTACCTGCCATACCCAAAACGCCGGAAAGCGCGCCGAGGCGGACTTTGGCGTTGATATCCAAACAGGCGGCGGCTACGGATTCCAATACGCTGGCCAGCTCTTGCGGCAGTTTGTGTTCGGGCAGGTGGTGGGCTAAGAATTGGTTCAATGTCTTCATGGTTTCACTCTTTTCCTAAGTTTGAATCGAATATTTTTCAATTTCAGGCCGTCTGAAAACGGCGTGTTCATTTGGTTTTGCTGTCAGCCATGCCTAAAACTTCTTTAGTACAGGCGATGCTGGTGTCTTTGATGCGTTTTTTCAGCTCGTCGCTCATGGAGTCGCTGCCGCCCAAAAGCGATGTCGCTTCTTCAGGATTGATTTGGTCGACTGTTTTTTCGCCGATGCAGCGGCAGATTTTTTCAGTGGTCGCGGAATCAAACGGGCTTTTTCCGGAAGCTTTTTCTACGCAGGCTTCGGTTGCCGAGCGGACAAATTCGGTGCGGAAACTTTGGGTAAATTCTTCTTTAAATTCGTTTTTTACAGATTCGCTGCACGCGCAAAGTAGGAGCGTGCAGGCTAGGGGTGTGCGTATATTCATGAGTGGACGGTCGTTAATTGTTATGTTGTGAATTGTAGTGGAAAAAGGCTTAAGTATAAAGGGTTAAGGCCGTCTGAGCAGGTCTGGCAGAAAAATTGAAGCTCTTGGATATGCATTTAGACGGCAGCGTTTATTTCGTTTTGCTTTCCAATATATAATGCGCGTCGGCATCTTGCGCCAAAATTTTGGAAAGTTCGGGCAGATTGTTTTGCAGCTGTTCGGCAAGCATATAGGGCGGGTTGATGACAAACATGCCGCTGCCGTGCATACCGAAGCCGTCACTGCGCGGCGTATGGACATGGAGCTCGGCGTGCAGATAATTGTCGGGAGCGATTTTTTTGAGTTCGTCCGGCAGTTTACGGCTTTCTTCACGGCTCAAGCAGGGATACCAAATCATGTAGCAGCCGGTTTCAAAGCGTTTTAAAGCATCTTTCAAGACTTGGACGACGCGGCGGTAGTCTTGTTTTTCTTCGTAGGGCGGATCAATCAAGACGGTGGCGCGGCGGGGCGGAGGAGGCAAGAGTGAAATCAGGCCTTGATAACCGTCCGCTTGGCTGACTTGCACTTTGCGCGTCGGACGGACTTCGCGCATATTGTTTTGCAAATGGACAAAATCGGCAGGGTGCAGTTCAAAGAGGCGCATTTTGTCGCTGTCGCGCGTGAGTGCCTGTGCTAGCCAAGGCGAGCCGCAGTAAAGGTTGTCTTGCGGCAGTATTTGTTTCAGACGGCCCACAAATTCGGCCAATTCGGCAGGCAGCTTGTCAGCTTGTTCCAAGAGCGCAATGCCTTGTTTGTATTCGCCGACTTTTTGCGCTTCATCGCCGCTCAAATCATACAAACCGGCACCGCTGTGCGTATCGATATACCAATAGGGCTTGTCTTTACGGTTGAAATATTCGAGGACGAGGAAGAGGGTGAAGTGCTTGAGCATATCGGCATGGTTGCCGGCATGGAAGGCGTGGCGGTAGCTGAGCATGATCGGGCTGCGGAAATAAAAATCCGATTATACCCCAAACCATCGCCATCACCGCTTTCAGACGGCCTTTGTGCCTGGAAAATGCTACAATATCCGCCTTATCGTACCATCGGAAAGAAGACATCATGTTTACAGGTATCGTACAAGGCATAGGCAAAATTACAGACATCGCCCAACCTTCGCCCGACTTTCGTACCCACACTGTCGAGCTGCCCCCCGAAATCGCCGATAATCTGCAAACCGGCGCATCTGTCGCCAACAACGGCTGCTGCCTGACCATTACCCGAATCGACGGCAACAAAGTTAGCTTTGATTTGATGGACGAGACCTTACGTAAAACCAATCTCGGCAGCTTGAAAGTCGGCGACAGTGTCAATTTGGAACGCGCGGCGCGGTTTGGCGACGAAATCGGCGGCCATGTGATGAGCGGCCATGTGATGGTGGTTACCCGAATTTCCCGTATCGAATCCAGCGAGTTCAACCGTACAGTTTGGTTTGAGCTGCCGGAAAACCTCAAACCCTACATCCTGACCAAAGGCTTTGTCGGTTTGGACGGTTGCAGCCTGACCATAGGCGAAGTCAGCGACAGCGAATTTTGCGTACACCTGATTCCGGAGACTTTGGAACGTACCCTGTTTGGCAGCCGCAAAGAAGGCGATCTCATCAATATTGAAATCGATCCGCAAACCCAAGCCGTTGTCGATACCGTGATGCGTGTATTGGCACAAAAGGCCGTCTGAAAAAAAAAAGAAAGCCGAAATGAAATTATCCAATTTTTTGAAAAAAGCGAATTCCGTTTTAAACCGTCTGGATTTAATCCTGCCTGACGAAGCCGGTAAAACCGACTGGCGCGCTTTGGCCTACCGTTGGCACAGTGTGGGCAAAAAAGGCATTTTGGAAAGCCTGCCGCGTCCGCATACGTTTCCTTTGAGCAGATTGGCGGCAGTCGGTTCGCAAACCGACAGGCTGAAACGCAATACCGAGCAATTTTTGGCAGGCCGTCCGGCAAATAATGTCTTGATGACCGGCGCACGCGGTACGGGAAAATCTTCCTTGGTTAAAGCGCTGTTGCACGAATATGCAGATCGCGGCCTGCGACTGATTGAGGTGGATAAAAGCGATTTAATCAGTTTGCCGGCTTTGTTGACGCTGTTGTCCGAGCGTCCCGAGAAATTTATCGTTTTCTGCGATGATTTGTCGTTTGAAACCGGCGATGAAACCTATAAAGCCTTGAAAACTGCTTTAGACGGCGGACTGTCGCAACGTTGCACCAATGTTTTGGTTTATGCCACTTCCAACCGCCGTCATTTAATTCCCGAATACATGGATGAAAACGGCGGTACTACGGGCACTCGCGGCGAAATCCATCAGAAGGAAGCTGTCGAGGAGAAAATCTCCCTTTCCGACCGCTTCGGCTTATGGCTGAGTTTTTATCCTTTCGATCAAAACGATTATTTGACCGCTGTAGCCAACTGGTTGGACGATTTCAATGTGCCTTTTGACGATACGGCGCGCCAAGCTGCATTGCAATGGGCGCAAATGCGCGGCAGCCGTTCAGGCCGCTCGGCATGGCAGTTTGCCTGCGACTGGGCAGGGCGGTTGCTGGAAGAAAGAGTGCTGGATTAAGGCAGAAAAAGCAAAGGCCGTCTGAATATGGTTTCAGACGGCCTTTTTGTATTTTTATTTATCCATCAGCGCAAGCATGAAGACAACCATTGCTGGCGTTGGCGCGGATTTAGCAGATGATAGAAGCGGTATTGGATTTCCATTTCATCCACCGCATAGTCCATGCTGGAGAGGTAGCGGTTTTCAACATAATCGCGGGCGGCGTTTGAGTCGAATGAGTCGCCGGAGAGGATTTTGATGATGGTTTGACGGCGGTTGCGGTCGGAGCGTACGGTTTTGCGGTAGGCTTTATCGTTGATTTGTTTGAAGTCGGTACGCAGGTGGCGCAGGGCGGCGTGTTGGTCGGCGGATAAATTAAGCTGTCGGATGTCGCAATTCGGGTGGAAGTCGTCCAAAGTGGCCAGAAACGGGCCGGCGTGTGCAGGCAGACTGGAACAGAGTAGGGCGAGTGCTAAGAAAATAAAAGTCGGATAGCGGGAAAGTGCAACAGACACGGTGTTTTCCTAATGTTTCATCAGGTTTGGAAATATAACCGATAAGCGTGTGAAAGGCAGTATCAATGCAGTTAACTTTTGTTAATGATGTTAGATTTTTTTGCATATGTATGTAATCTAATAATTTATTTTCAAAGCCTTACTATGTGATTATAAGTTTCATTAATGTATATGAAATGTAAATTCATAAAAATGACGGCAGAGATGTTGTCGGCAGCATACAACATAGGGTTAAAAATGCGATAATGACAAAGGAACACACTTTAGGAGGATAAACATGACCGACTACCGTATCGCACCCAGTATTTTGTCTGCCGATTTTGCCCGTTTGGGCGAAGAGGTTGCCGAAGTGATTCGCGCCGGTGCGGATTTGATTCATTTTGACGTGATGGACAATCATTATGTGCCGAATCTGACTTTCGGCCCTATGGTTTGCGCGGCTTTGAAACCGTATGCAACCGTGCCGGTCGATGTGCATTTGATGGTTGAGCCGGTGGATGATTTGATTCATGCGTTTGCCAAAGCCGGTGCCAATATCATTACCTTTCATCCCGAAGCCAGCCGCCATGTCGACCGCAGCTTGGGTTTGATTAAAGAATACGGCTGTCAGGCAGGTTTGGTATTGAATCCTGCTACGCCGGTCAATATTCTGGAAAACGTTTTGGACAAACTGGATATGGTGTTGCTGATGTCGGTCAACCCGGGCTTTGGCGGACAAAGCTTTATCCCGAATACGCTGGTGAAAATCTGCAAAGTGCGCGAGATGTTGGACGAGTATGAACGGCAAAGCGGCCGCCATATCGCATTGGAAGTCGATGGCGGCGTGAAGACAGACAATATTGCTGAAATTGCGGCGGCAGGTGCGGATACGTTTGTGGCCGGTTCGGCGATTTTTGGCAAAGCGGATTACAAAGCCGTTATTGATGAAATGCGTCAACAGTTGGCGCAAGTTGGATAATTAAGCCGGGATATTCTTGGTTTCCAAACTTTAAATAATCAATGTTTAATATTAAAGGCCGTCTGAAATGATTTTCAGACGGCCTTTTATTTTAGCCTAAACCCTTACAGCGGCCATTTCAATGCTGGATTGCTTTCAATGACTGCTTTGAATTGGTTTTGAATACGCTCAATCGCTTCTTGCGTATCCGCTTCAAAACGCAATACCAAAATCGGCGTGGTATTGGAAGCACGCATCAGTCCGAAGCCGTCAGGGAATTCAACGCGCAAGCCGTCGATGGTGATGATTTCGGTCGCCCCTTCAAACTTGGCATTGGCAGCCAGCTCTTCAATCACTTTGTGGCCGTTGCTGCCTTCAGGCAGGTCAATGTTGAGTTCCGGAGTGGAAATACTTTGCGGCAGCTTGTTCAACACTTCGGACGGATTGTCGAAGGCAGACAGGATTTCCAAGAGGCGTGCGCCGGCATACATACCATCGTCAAAGCCGAACCAGCGTTCTTTAAAGAAAACGTGGCCGCTCATTTCGCCTGCAACCAGTGCGCCGGTTTTTTTCATGGTAGATTTGATGAAGCTGTGGCCGGTTTTTTCCATTACAGGTTCGCCGCCGTGTTCTTTAATCCAAGGCGCGAGCAGACGGGTGGATTTGACGTCGAAAATCACTTTGGCTTTAGGATTGCGGTTCAACACGTCTTGCGCGAAAAGCATCAGTTGGCGGTCTGGATAGATGATGTTGCCGTCTTTGGTGACCACGCCCAAGCGGTCGGCATCGCCGTCAAATGCCAAGCCGATTTCAGCATTGCCGTTTTTGAGCTCGACGATGAGGTCTTGCAGGTTTTTCGGTTTGGAAGGATCAGGGTGGTGATTAGGGAAGTTGCCGTCTACTTCGCAGAAAAGTTCGGTTACTTCGTTGCCCAAACCTTTGTAGAGTTTGCCCGCGAATGCGCCGCCGACACCGTTGCCCGCGTCGATGGCGATTTTCATCGGGCGTTTGAGCTTGATGTGGCCGACGATGTTGTTGTGGTATTCGCCGGAGATGTCTTTTTCAGTTACGCTGCCTTGTTTGTCGGCGGCAACAAAACCGTCTTTTTCAACAATGGCTAAAAGTTCTTGAATGGCTTCGCCTGCGAGCGTGTCGCCGCCGAGCATCATTTTGAAACCGTTGTAATCGGGCGGATTGTGGCTGCCGGTAATCATCACGCCGCTGCCGCCGCATTCGTTGATGGCTGCGAAGTAGAGCATAGGGGTGGCAACCATGCCGACGTTGAGGACGTCAATGCCGCTGTCTGTAAAACCGCGTTGAATTTGTGCCATCAGGCCGGGACCGCTCAAACGGCCGTCGCGACCGAGTGCGATGCGGGTAATGCCTTTTTCGGAGGCTTTGGTAGCAATAGCTTTACCGATTAAGTAGGCAGCTTCGTCGGTCAGGGTTTTACCGACGATGCCCCGGATGTCGTAGGCTTTGAAAATGTCGCGGGCGATATTTGCCATGTGGGTTTCCTTTGAATTTAAGGGGAAATAATAGGCGTTATTCTAACACGGCTAAAAGGCCGTCTGAAGAATTCAGACGGCCTTTTATCGTTACATCAAAGAACAGTGTTGTTTGGACGAATCAATTGTTGAAAGTGTTGCACTGGTTGATGTCGCCGCTTTCCAAACCGCGCTTGAGCCAAGTTATGCGTTCTTCGGACGAGCCATGGGTAAAGCTGTCGGGAACGACATAGCCCTGAGCCTGTTTCTGCAAGCGGTCATCGCCGACGGATTCGGCAGCCAGCATCGCTTTTTGAATGTCTTCGGCTTTGAAGATATTGTTGTTGACGGCGTAGTGTCCCCAAATACCGGCGAAGCAGTCGGCCTGCAATTCGAGTTTGACGGAAAGGGCATTGGCCTCTTTCTTGCCGACTTGCTGTTGCATTTTGTGGACTTTAGGCAGAATGCCGAGCAGGTTTTGGACGTGATGGCCGACTTCATGGGCAATAACGTAGGCAAACGCAGCATCGCTGGCAGATTTGAGTTTGGTGCGCATGTCTTCGTAGAAACTCAAATCCAAATAAACTTTTTGGTCGCCTGGGCAGTAAAACGGGCCCATGGCAGATTGGCCCGTACCGCAGGCGGTGGATGTACCGCCTTCATACAACACCATGGTTGCCGGCGTGTAGTGTTGACCGTGTTGTTGGAAATATTTGCTCCATGCTTTTTCCGTATCTGCAAGGACGACGCGGGACAGTTCGTTCAATTCGGCTTCTTGTTGGCTGTCGAGTCGGGAAGCTTGCTGGGTAGGAATGCTCATTGAAGATGAGCCACCAACCAAACCGCTCAAATCCACGCCGTAATATGCACCGACCAAAACCACGATAATGCCGAGTATGCCCGGCGTTTTGCCGCCACCGCCGCCGCCACGGCTTCCGCGGCGGTCTTCGACGTTTTGGCTTTGTTCACGGCCTTTCCAATCCATAATGCGTATCCTGTGTAGTTTTCATGCGGCGGATTATACTATGGAATGTCAAATGTGTTTGATCGAATTGCGAATATTGCTTGAGGCCGTCTGAAAATGCGACATCGGGAAAGTGAAAACGGCAGTATCTTTCAGACGGCCTTGGGGTTTGTTAGAATGAACAAACCTACTATTGGGAGATATAAGATGAAAGTCAGCAGTAAAGCT harbors:
- a CDS encoding phosphomannomutase/phosphoglucomutase — protein: MANIARDIFKAYDIRGIVGKTLTDEAAYLIGKAIATKASEKGITRIALGRDGRLSGPGLMAQIQRGFTDSGIDVLNVGMVATPMLYFAAINECGGSGVMITGSHNPPDYNGFKMMLGGDTLAGEAIQELLAIVEKDGFVAADKQGSVTEKDISGEYHNNIVGHIKLKRPMKIAIDAGNGVGGAFAGKLYKGLGNEVTELFCEVDGNFPNHHPDPSKPKNLQDLIVELKNGNAEIGLAFDGDADRLGVVTKDGNIIYPDRQLMLFAQDVLNRNPKAKVIFDVKSTRLLAPWIKEHGGEPVMEKTGHSFIKSTMKKTGALVAGEMSGHVFFKERWFGFDDGMYAGARLLEILSAFDNPSEVLNKLPQSISTPELNIDLPEGSNGHKVIEELAANAKFEGATEIITIDGLRVEFPDGFGLMRASNTTPILVLRFEADTQEAIERIQNQFKAVIESNPALKWPL
- a CDS encoding Spy/CpxP family protein refolding chaperone; the encoded protein is MSVALSRYPTFIFLALALLCSSLPAHAGPFLATLDDFHPNCDIRQLNLSADQHAALRHLRTDFKQINDKAYRKTVRSDRNRRQTIIKILSGDSFDSNAARDYVENRYLSSMDYAVDEMEIQYRFYHLLNPRQRQQWLSSCLR
- a CDS encoding 23S rRNA (adenine(2030)-N(6))-methyltransferase RlmJ, translated to MLSYRHAFHAGNHADMLKHFTLFLVLEYFNRKDKPYWYIDTHSGAGLYDLSGDEAQKVGEYKQGIALLEQADKLPAELAEFVGRLKQILPQDNLYCGSPWLAQALTRDSDKMRLFELHPADFVHLQNNMREVRPTRKVQVSQADGYQGLISLLPPPPRRATVLIDPPYEEKQDYRRVVQVLKDALKRFETGCYMIWYPCLSREESRKLPDELKKIAPDNYLHAELHVHTPRSDGFGMHGSGMFVINPPYMLAEQLQNNLPELSKILAQDADAHYILESKTK
- the waaF gene encoding lipopolysaccharide heptosyltransferase II encodes the protein MSKKILIITPSWIGDCVMTQPLYRRLHELHPGCTIDAFAPKWSMAVFERMPEISRVMENPFGHGALELKKRWHIGRELGKEGYDQVIVLPGSLKSAIIALATGIKQRTGYVGESRYFLLNDIRKLDKVALPLMVDRYTALAHPTQADFNGHSDNPCFKIDPESRQAALAKHGLATDKPILAFCPGAEYGPAKRWPARHFAELGRRYLAEGWQVWLFGSQKDFDIADEINRLSDGLCTNLCGKTNLSEAIDLLSCADTVVCNDSGLMHLAAALDRKLVAVYGSSSPDHTPPLSQKAKIVSLNLDCSPCFKRECPLGHTDCLNKLTPDMVQKAAEALARSA
- the rpe gene encoding ribulose-phosphate 3-epimerase, whose translation is MTDYRIAPSILSADFARLGEEVAEVIRAGADLIHFDVMDNHYVPNLTFGPMVCAALKPYATVPVDVHLMVEPVDDLIHAFAKAGANIITFHPEASRHVDRSLGLIKEYGCQAGLVLNPATPVNILENVLDKLDMVLLMSVNPGFGGQSFIPNTLVKICKVREMLDEYERQSGRHIALEVDGGVKTDNIAEIAAAGADTFVAGSAIFGKADYKAVIDEMRQQLAQVG
- a CDS encoding riboflavin synthase subunit alpha, with the protein product MFTGIVQGIGKITDIAQPSPDFRTHTVELPPEIADNLQTGASVANNGCCLTITRIDGNKVSFDLMDETLRKTNLGSLKVGDSVNLERAARFGDEIGGHVMSGHVMVVTRISRIESSEFNRTVWFELPENLKPYILTKGFVGLDGCSLTIGEVSDSEFCVHLIPETLERTLFGSRKEGDLINIEIDPQTQAVVDTVMRVLAQKAV
- the ypfJ gene encoding KPN_02809 family neutral zinc metallopeptidase, translating into MDWKGREQSQNVEDRRGSRGGGGGGKTPGILGIIVVLVGAYYGVDLSGLVGGSSSMSIPTQQASRLDSQQEAELNELSRVVLADTEKAWSKYFQQHGQHYTPATMVLYEGGTSTACGTGQSAMGPFYCPGDQKVYLDLSFYEDMRTKLKSASDAAFAYVIAHEVGHHVQNLLGILPKVHKMQQQVGKKEANALSVKLELQADCFAGIWGHYAVNNNIFKAEDIQKAMLAAESVGDDRLQKQAQGYVVPDSFTHGSSEERITWLKRGLESGDINQCNTFNN
- a CDS encoding class 1 fructose-bisphosphatase encodes the protein MKTLNQFLAHHLPEHKLPQELASVLESVAAACLDINAKVRLGALSGVLGMAGTGNIQGEDQKKLDVIANNIMIDVLKANANIAGLASEEEDTYVATHENGGYLVLFDPLDGSSNIDVNISVGTIFSILAKPEGALTTESFLQKGRDQVAAGYVLYGPQTQLVLTVGHGVFVFTLDDANQFLLTKENPRVPESTKEFAINMSNQRHWFAPVQQYIDELLAGETGVRGKNYNMRWVASMVAEIHRILMRGGVFMYPQDKRDPSKPGKLRLMYEANPMSLIMEQAGGASNNAIEAMLDIQPTGLHQRVAVFMGSREEVEYVYNLHQK
- the guaB gene encoding IMP dehydrogenase — its product is MRIVEKAYTFDDVLLVPAHSNVLPRDVKLQTKLTRDISLNLPLLSAAMDTVTEARLAISMAQEGGIGIIHKNMTPELQARAVSKVKRHESGVVKDPVTVAPTALIREVLEMRAQRKRKMSGLPVVENGKVVGIVTNRDLRFENRVDLPVSAIMTPRDRLVTVPEGTSIDEAREIMHAHKVERVLVLNDQDELKGLITVKDILKTTEFPNANKDAEGRLRVGAAVGTGGDTEERVKALVEAGVDVIVVDTAHGHSQGVIDRVRWVKETYPHIQVIGGNIATAKAALDLVAAGADAVKVGIGPGSICTTRIVAGVGVPQLTAIHNVSEALKGTGVPLIADGGIRFSGDIAKALAAGAYSVMLGGMFAGTEEAPGEIELYQGRSYKSYRGMGSLGAMSQGSADRYFQDKTDSTDKYVPEGIEGRVPYKGPIVNIIHQLTGGLRSSMGYLGCANIAEMHEKAEFVEITSAGMSESHVHDVQITKEAPNYHR
- a CDS encoding ATP-binding protein, which gives rise to MKLSNFLKKANSVLNRLDLILPDEAGKTDWRALAYRWHSVGKKGILESLPRPHTFPLSRLAAVGSQTDRLKRNTEQFLAGRPANNVLMTGARGTGKSSLVKALLHEYADRGLRLIEVDKSDLISLPALLTLLSERPEKFIVFCDDLSFETGDETYKALKTALDGGLSQRCTNVLVYATSNRRHLIPEYMDENGGTTGTRGEIHQKEAVEEKISLSDRFGLWLSFYPFDQNDYLTAVANWLDDFNVPFDDTARQAALQWAQMRGSRSGRSAWQFACDWAGRLLEERVLD